The following proteins are co-located in the Carassius auratus strain Wakin unplaced genomic scaffold, ASM336829v1 scaf_tig00001155, whole genome shotgun sequence genome:
- the LOC113069249 gene encoding uncharacterized protein LOC113069249, with the protein MEEAYAALYQEFIRLQSLCLKQAAIIQHLSDTIQRQQGLATAPTMNFEEKSGHRPHPAERHDQEPLKDPHGPHILGSQTVSYLSQIDRGLDKLHLNLDMPDQKQDDHDKAVFHYPVKTTENSALDDLRRVEQNYYANQTSQRLRRPWSSSFLDSELVSQAGGLFMSGVTLQSQVCEFCHAVFPGHTSTRGEFLRHLTTHMT; encoded by the exons ATGGAGGAGGCGTATGCAGCACTGTACCAGGAGTTTATTCGTCTCCAGTCCCTCTGCTTAAAACAAGCAGCAATAATACAACATCTCTCTGACACAATACAACGACAACAAG GTTTAGCCACGGCTCCAACTATGAACTTTGAGGAAAAGTCAGGACACCGCCCCCATCCTGCAGAACGCCATGATCAAGAACCATTAAAAGATCCCCATGGACCACACATACTGGGCTCTCAAA cTGTTAGTTATCTCAGTCAAATTGATAGAGGACTAGACAAACTGCATCTTAACCTGGACATGCCAGATCAGAAACAGGATGACCACGATAAAGCAGTTTTCCACTATCCGGTAAAGACGACAGAAAACAGCgccttggatgacctgaggagaGTTGAGCAGAATTATTATGCTAACCAGACTTCACAGAGACTGCGG AGGCCCTGGTCATCCTCGTTCCTGGACAGTGAGTTGGTCAGTCAAGCCGGAGGGCTGTTCATGTCTGGAGTCACGCTGCAGTCGCAGGTGTGTGAGTTCTGTCACGCTGTGTTTCCTGGACACACAAGCACCCGCGGAGAGTTTCTGCGGCACCTCACTACACACATGACCTGA
- the cnpy2 gene encoding protein canopy homolog 2, whose product MDKHFYIVIICALTSLHLLLIQAARQGQDIKCGACRALVDEMEWAISQTDPKKMIQTGSFRINPDGSQSVREVPFSRSESHLLEMMEEVCEKMNDYGERVDPATNRKTYVRHASRDGTAMDLSDVAFDSRVSSSLKFACETIVEQHEDELIEFFAHETDNVKDKLCSKRTDLCDHALKIPHDEL is encoded by the exons ATggataaacatttttacattgttaTCATCTGTGCATTGACGTCTTTGCACCTCCTGTTAATCCAAGCAGCCAGACAGGGTCAAGACATAAAATGTGGAG caTGCAGAGCATTAGTGGATGAAATGGAGTGGGCCATATCACAAACCGATCCCAAGAAAATGATTCAGACCGGATCATTTAGGATTAATCCTGATGGCAGTCAGTCAGTAAGAGAG GTCCCCTTTTCCCGCTCTGAGAGTCATCTGCTGGAAATGATGGAAGAGGTTTGTGAGAAGATGAATGATTACGGTGAACGGGTTGACCCTGCCACCAACCGGAAGACATACGTGAGACATGCATCCCGTGATGGCACTGCCATGGACCTTTCTGATGTGGCCTTTGACTCCAGAGTCAGCTCTAGTTTAAAGTTTGCT TGTGAAACAATCGTTGAGCAGCATGAGGATGAACTTATTGAATTCTTTGCTCATGAGACGGACAACGTTAAAGACAAGCTCTGCAGTAAGAGGACAG ATCTCTGTGACCATGCCTTGAAGATACCTCATGATGAGTTATAA